The proteins below are encoded in one region of Pseudomonas putida S13.1.2:
- the yacG gene encoding DNA gyrase inhibitor YacG, with product MSQPLTVDCPTCGAPVEWAEKSAFRPFCSDRCKLIDLGAWAAEEHKIAGSEESEDELYSGDLEPRH from the coding sequence ATGAGCCAGCCGTTGACCGTCGATTGCCCTACTTGTGGCGCACCTGTGGAATGGGCCGAAAAAAGCGCGTTCCGGCCGTTTTGTTCGGACCGTTGCAAACTGATCGACCTGGGGGCCTGGGCAGCCGAGGAGCACAAGATTGCGGGGTCGGAAGAGTCCGAAGATGAGCTGTATTCTGGGGACCTGGAGCCGCGGCACTGA
- a CDS encoding energy-coupling factor ABC transporter permease, with translation MISAQVLSGTTLSLGWLGFVPLLIWAVSRVRWVELFTDRRRQHLLFGTVFCLFALWLVRRDFDTGVSYHFIGMTAVTLLLDWPLAVLGGFLAQLGLLALGRQDLAALGVNGLLLIGLSVLITEVCAIVVERAQPRNLFVYIFCSGFFPAALTVLVCVPAALGLLWLDGRFALPEWLSDFVGYLWLMMFPEAFINGMVISALVVFCPDWLETFNRTRYLQAPWKEDER, from the coding sequence GTGATCAGCGCGCAGGTGTTGTCCGGCACCACGCTAAGCCTTGGCTGGCTGGGTTTTGTGCCGTTGCTGATCTGGGCGGTAAGCCGGGTTCGCTGGGTTGAACTGTTCACCGACCGGCGCCGCCAGCATTTGCTGTTTGGCACGGTGTTCTGCCTGTTCGCGCTGTGGCTGGTGAGGCGCGATTTTGATACCGGGGTGTCGTACCACTTTATTGGCATGACGGCGGTCACCCTGTTGCTGGACTGGCCGCTGGCGGTGCTGGGCGGGTTCCTGGCCCAGCTTGGTTTGCTGGCGCTAGGGCGCCAGGACCTGGCGGCGCTGGGGGTGAATGGCTTGTTGCTGATTGGCTTGTCGGTGCTGATTACCGAGGTGTGCGCGATAGTGGTCGAGCGTGCCCAGCCGCGAAACCTGTTCGTTTATATCTTCTGTTCGGGGTTCTTCCCGGCAGCGCTCACCGTGCTGGTTTGCGTGCCTGCGGCGCTGGGGTTGTTGTGGCTCGACGGGCGTTTTGCCCTGCCGGAGTGGCTAAGCGACTTTGTCGGCTACCTGTGGCTGATGATGTTCCCCGAGGCGTTCATCAACGGCATGGTAATCAGTGCACTGGTGGTGTTTTGCCCGGATTGGCTGGAAACCTTCAACCGCACACGGTATCTGCAGGCGCCCTGGAAGGAAGATGAGCGGTGA
- a CDS encoding DUF1780 domain-containing protein, whose translation MDDSDYLRLLTIQAEQANAFLSNARKWERERWVCQRLLQGLNIPYRSEDFTPAGQEPPDVLFRDAAFEVFFVLDEGRRLNDEWREELQRRRSAFSLAQLVRREARPRRISATELLARLAPTLRKKAHNYRERGLELNELDIIAFASLKREVLDLNTHFPPPTEYLRQGWRSLSLVGPTFARVLFAHPDAPDFLRGNLGRSIVFDVGISL comes from the coding sequence ATGGATGACTCAGACTACCTGCGCCTGCTTACCATCCAGGCCGAACAAGCCAATGCCTTTCTCTCCAACGCCCGCAAGTGGGAGCGGGAGCGTTGGGTGTGCCAGCGACTGTTGCAGGGGTTGAACATCCCCTACCGCAGCGAAGACTTCACCCCGGCCGGGCAAGAGCCGCCCGATGTGCTGTTCCGCGACGCGGCCTTCGAGGTGTTTTTCGTGCTCGACGAAGGGCGTCGGCTGAACGATGAGTGGCGCGAAGAACTACAGCGCCGGCGCAGTGCGTTTTCACTGGCACAGCTGGTGCGCCGTGAAGCACGGCCGCGGCGCATCAGTGCCACCGAGCTGCTGGCGCGCCTGGCGCCGACCTTGCGCAAGAAAGCGCACAACTACCGGGAACGCGGGCTGGAGCTGAACGAGCTGGACATCATCGCCTTCGCCAGCCTCAAGCGCGAAGTGCTCGACCTCAACACCCACTTCCCGCCGCCCACCGAATACCTGCGCCAGGGCTGGCGCTCGTTGTCGCTGGTGGGGCCGACGTTTGCCCGGGTGCTGTTCGCCCACCCCGATGCGCCAGACTTCCTGCGCGGCAACCTGGGCCGCAGCATTGTCTTCGACGTGGGCATCAGTCTTTGA